One part of the Acidobacteriota bacterium genome encodes these proteins:
- a CDS encoding fibronectin type III domain-containing protein → MKLLCTLTLWYAALALGPLLEAQDAPSKAPAPPTRVQALDVPNDSGHAIEIRWKDSPDPGVHSYEVFRSRLPGDRASGDAQAPWMSLGTVGPGEETLTFSSAERGVRYSFKVVAITAEASADSEIVSGESRAQWFDWNKLWILIIGGTICFFVILFIQLATRGRKLFVRKIAGLEAVDEAVGRATEMGRPVVFVPGIMDMDNVQTLAGLTLLGYVSRTIAEYDARLDVPVSRSLVMTTGREVVKQAYLEAGRPESYNEDMVHYLTDEQFGYVAGVNGMLLRDEPATCLYMGAFFAESLLLAETGNRIGAIQIAGTAMPSQLPFFVAACDYTLMGEELFAASAYLSGDPKQLGSLKGQDVGKLIVMAAIVLGSLASTVALWTGSGSLQSVVDFLKLEMFV, encoded by the coding sequence ATGAAACTGCTGTGTACGCTGACTCTATGGTACGCCGCCCTGGCGCTGGGTCCCCTGCTTGAGGCCCAGGACGCTCCTTCGAAGGCACCGGCCCCACCCACCCGGGTGCAGGCGCTGGATGTACCCAACGATTCGGGGCACGCCATCGAGATCCGCTGGAAGGACTCTCCCGACCCCGGCGTCCACTCCTATGAAGTCTTCCGGTCACGCCTGCCCGGCGACAGGGCTTCGGGCGACGCCCAGGCCCCCTGGATGTCACTGGGAACGGTGGGTCCGGGCGAGGAGACGTTGACATTCTCCAGCGCCGAACGGGGAGTCCGCTACTCCTTCAAGGTGGTGGCCATAACGGCCGAGGCCAGCGCCGACTCCGAGATCGTGAGCGGAGAATCCAGGGCCCAGTGGTTCGACTGGAACAAACTGTGGATTCTCATCATCGGCGGCACCATCTGCTTCTTTGTCATCCTATTCATCCAGTTGGCGACCCGAGGCCGCAAACTGTTCGTGCGCAAGATCGCGGGCCTGGAAGCCGTCGACGAAGCCGTGGGCCGCGCCACCGAGATGGGGCGGCCGGTCGTGTTCGTGCCGGGAATCATGGACATGGACAACGTCCAAACCCTGGCCGGCCTCACCCTGCTGGGATACGTCTCCCGCACCATCGCCGAGTACGACGCCAGGCTGGACGTTCCGGTCAGCCGCTCGCTGGTCATGACCACCGGCAGAGAGGTGGTGAAGCAGGCCTACCTGGAAGCCGGCCGCCCGGAGAGCTACAACGAGGACATGGTCCACTACCTCACCGACGAGCAGTTCGGCTACGTCGCCGGAGTCAACGGCATGCTGCTTCGGGACGAGCCGGCCACCTGCCTCTACATGGGAGCCTTTTTCGCCGAGTCGCTGCTGCTGGCCGAGACCGGCAACCGGATCGGCGCCATCCAGATCGCCGGCACCGCCATGCCTTCTCAGCTTCCCTTCTTCGTGGCGGCCTGCGACTACACGCTGATGGGCGAGGAACTCTTTGCGGCCAGCGCTTATCTGAGCGGCGACCCCAAGCAACTGGGCAGTCTCAAGGGGCAGGATGTGGGCAAGCTGATCGTGATGGCCGCCATTGTTCTGGGGAGTTTGGCGTCCACCGTGGCGCTGTGGACCGGAAGCGGAAGCCTTCAGTCGGTGGTCGATTTTCTCAAGCTGGAAATGTTCGTCTAG
- a CDS encoding glutamate mutase L: protein MTPLEDIRVILATDCGSTTTKAILIQKMGDEYRQTHRGEAPTTVEAPFEDVTLGVLNAVTELAELSGRKLLDSEGRIIRPTSGEEGCDLYISTSSAGGGLQMMVAGVVRSMTAESAERAALGAGSIVMDVIALNDRRLTHERIERIRQLRPDMILIAGEVDGARTDKVVKITETIAAADPKPRLGADYRLPVIYAGNRSRRDEVTRVLGGKTSLSIVENLRPTLEQEVLLPARERIHDLFLEHVMQQAPGYAKLMEWVDADIMPTPAAVGAILKRVANEARINAVGVDIGGATTDIFSVFGEEFNRTVSANLGMSYSISNVLAEAGLANVMRWMPFTMEERDLRNRIKNKMIRPTTIPQTAEELVFEQAVAREALRLAFIQHRSFATRLKGVQQQRTIADSFEQDAGIESLVNMMELDLLVASGGVLSHAPRPEQTAMMLIDSFLPEGITRLAKDSIFMMPHLGVLSQVHARAATEVFEKDCLIVLGTCIAPRGTARPGRPALAYRLELPGGEERRETLRFGEIRRHPLETGAEARVYLDPARDFDLGPGKGVPLEATVQGGTVGLIVDCRGRPLSFPSEPVERIGALKTWIEELGVYSPEAIPH from the coding sequence GTGACCCCTTTGGAAGACATCCGAGTCATTCTGGCCACAGACTGCGGCAGCACCACCACCAAGGCCATTCTCATCCAGAAGATGGGGGACGAGTACCGCCAGACCCATCGAGGCGAGGCTCCCACCACGGTGGAAGCCCCCTTCGAAGACGTCACTCTGGGAGTGCTCAACGCCGTGACGGAACTGGCGGAACTTTCGGGCCGCAAGCTGCTGGACTCCGAAGGCCGGATCATACGCCCCACCAGCGGCGAGGAGGGATGCGATCTCTATATTTCCACTTCCAGCGCCGGGGGAGGCCTGCAGATGATGGTGGCCGGAGTGGTCCGGTCGATGACGGCCGAAAGCGCCGAACGGGCCGCCCTGGGGGCCGGCTCCATTGTGATGGACGTCATCGCCCTCAATGACCGGCGCCTGACCCACGAGCGCATCGAACGCATCCGCCAGCTCCGGCCGGACATGATCTTGATCGCCGGCGAGGTCGACGGGGCCCGCACCGACAAGGTGGTCAAGATTACCGAGACCATTGCGGCTGCCGATCCCAAGCCGCGACTGGGAGCCGACTATCGCCTGCCGGTCATCTACGCCGGCAACCGGTCCCGCCGGGATGAGGTGACCCGGGTGCTGGGCGGCAAGACCAGTCTGAGCATCGTCGAAAACCTCCGCCCCACCCTGGAACAAGAAGTCCTGCTGCCCGCCCGCGAGCGCATCCACGACCTGTTCCTGGAACACGTCATGCAGCAGGCGCCCGGCTACGCCAAGCTGATGGAATGGGTGGACGCCGACATCATGCCCACTCCGGCGGCGGTGGGGGCCATCCTGAAGCGCGTGGCCAATGAAGCCCGCATCAATGCCGTGGGCGTGGATATCGGCGGGGCCACCACCGACATCTTCAGCGTGTTCGGGGAGGAATTCAACCGCACGGTGTCGGCCAACCTGGGGATGAGCTACTCCATCTCCAACGTGCTGGCCGAAGCCGGACTGGCCAACGTCATGCGGTGGATGCCCTTTACCATGGAGGAGCGGGATCTGCGCAACCGGATCAAGAACAAGATGATCCGGCCGACCACCATCCCCCAGACGGCCGAGGAGCTGGTCTTCGAACAGGCGGTCGCCAGAGAGGCGCTACGCCTGGCCTTCATCCAGCACCGGTCCTTCGCCACCCGGTTGAAGGGGGTGCAGCAGCAACGCACCATCGCCGACTCCTTCGAGCAGGACGCGGGAATCGAATCCCTGGTGAATATGATGGAGCTGGACCTGCTGGTGGCTTCCGGCGGCGTGCTCTCTCACGCGCCCCGACCGGAACAGACCGCCATGATGCTGATCGACTCCTTCCTCCCGGAGGGGATCACCCGCCTGGCCAAGGACAGCATCTTCATGATGCCCCACCTGGGCGTCCTGTCCCAGGTGCATGCACGCGCGGCCACCGAAGTCTTCGAGAAGGACTGCCTGATCGTCCTGGGCACCTGCATCGCCCCCCGGGGCACGGCCAGACCCGGCCGGCCGGCGCTGGCCTACCGGCTGGAGCTTCCGGGAGGCGAGGAGAGACGGGAGACCCTCCGGTTCGGCGAGATTCGCCGGCACCCATTGGAGACGGGAGCCGAGGCTCGGGTTTATCTGGACCCCGCCCGCGATTTCGACCTCGGACCCGGAAAAGGCGTTCCCCTGGAAGCCACCGTCCAAGGGGGAACCGTCGGCCTGATTGTCGATTGCCGGGGGCGCCCTCTGTCGTTCCCCTCCGAACCGGTCGAGAGAATCGGAGCTCTGAAAACCTGGATCGAGGAACTCGGGGTCTACTCCCCGGAGGCGATCCCCCACTGA